GGCCTCAAATCGAAATTCCCGTGTCAGGATCATGGCAAAACCTTCTCTGGCCCCTCTCGTCTCCAGTGACAATCAGGGAGGCCCCATCTTAGGAATGATCGCGGTGGCTGGCAACGGCCCCTGTCCCGGGGCTTGAAAGACGTCTGACTCAGGCGCTGGTGGCTTGTCCGGCGTCCGGACTCTCGGGGGCCAGCAGGGCATCGAGGTCCTCGCCTTCGAGATGCTCGACGTCCAGCAGGCGCTTTGCGATCTCGATGAGCCGGTCCTTGCGCCGGGTCAGGATCTCCCGGGCCCGTTCGTGGGCTTCGTCGAGAATCTGGGACACCTCACCGTCGATCAGGTCGGCGGTGCCGTCGCCGTAGTCGCCGCGCTGGGTGACGCCCAGGTAAGGATTCTTTTCCTCGTCGTAGGCGCGAAGCCCGAGCTTCTCGCTCATGCCAAAGCGCGTGACCATGGCGCGCGCCATCTGCGTTGCGCGGCTCAGATCGTCGGATGCTCCCGTGGTGACTTCCCCGAAGATCAGTTCCTCGGCAGTGCGGCCGCCCAGCAGCACGACGAGACGGGCCTTCAATTCCTCGCGGCTGATGAGGTAGCGGTCCTCGGTGGGCTGCTGCTGGGTAAAGCCCAGCGCGCCGATGGAACGCGGGATGATGCTGATCTTGTGCACCGGGTCGGTGTTGGGAAGCGACGCGGCAACCAGGGCGTGACCCGCCTCGTGATGGGCCACAACTTCGCGCTCGTGCGGGTTCATGACGCGGCTCTTGCGCTCGAGCCCCGTGGTGATGCGATCGAGTGCGGAATCAAGATCCGCTTCGGAGACTTTGGTATGCCCAACGCGTGCAGCGGTAAGTGCCGCTTCGTTGATGAGGTTTGCCAGGTCGGCGCCGACAAAGCCGGGGGTGCGGCCGGCCAGCTTGCGCAGGTCCACATCGGATTCGAGCTGCACGTCGCGGGTGTGGACTTTGAGAATGGCCTCGCGGCCGCGCACGTCGGGGCTGTCGACAATGATGTGACGGTCGAAACGCCCGGCGCGCAGCAGGGCCGGGTCGAGCACGTCGGGCCGGTTGGTCGCGGCCAGCAGGATCACGCCGGAGTTGGGCTCGAAGCCGTCCATCTCGGCCAGGAGCTGATTGAGCGTCTGCTCGCGCTCATCGCCGCCGGCAACCGGATTGACGCCGCGGCGGCCGCCCATGGAATCGATTTCGTCGACAAAGACGATGCAGGGGGCATTCTTCTTGGCCTGCTCGAACAGGTCGCGCACGCGGGCCGCGCCAACGCCCACGAACATCTCAACAAATTCCGATCCCGAAAGGCTGAAGAAGGGTACGGCAGCCTCACCCGCGACGGCGCGGGCCAGCAGGGTCTTTCCGGTGCCCGGCGCGCCGGTCAGCAGGATCCCCTTGGGAATCTTGGCGCCCAGCTTGGTGTATTTCTCGGGCTGCTTGAGGAAATCCACGACTTCGGAAAGCTCGGCCTTGGCCTCTTCGATTCCAGCCACGTCGGCAAAGGTGACGTGGACCTGGGTTTCAGTGTTCATGCGCGCGCGGCTCTTGCCGAAGGAAAGGATGCCGGCACCGGGCCCGCCGCCCGCGAACATCTTGCGGAAGAAGAAACTCCAGATCAGGACAAGGATGAGAAGCGGCGCCACCCAGGAAATGAGCTGGGAGAGCCAGGTGGTCGAGAGCTCGATGTCGTACTTTACATCGTGCTTGTCGAGCAGGGGCAGCAGTTCCTCGTCCTCTGTAAGGCGCACGGTATAGAAGCGCTTGCCGTGCGGGCGCTCATCTGCTCCTGAGCCGGGCAGCTTGATCAGGTCTTCAGGCTTTTGCGGCGTTGTGGGTTGCTCCGCGGGCTCTTCGGGCTGCTCTCCGGGCTGAAGCTTGAACTCGCCGGTGATGCGTTCGCCCGAGACGCGGACGGTTGCGATCTTGTCGGCGCGCACTTCGTTCTTGAATTCGCTGTAGCCGATGCGCTGGATGTCGCGGGTTGCCCAATACTGCTGGGCCCAGAATAGCAGGGTAAATACCAGCAGCAGCCAGATCAGCGGAGAATTGCCGCGTTTGGGCGGCGGGGTCTCTCCGGATCCGTCGGGCTGGCGCGGGTTGCGCTGGGGGTCGCCCTCATTGCGGGGCGCACGGGGAGGAGTAGCCAGGCTGTTCCACCGATTCATCATCTCGATCTTACTCTGGGTCTTGAAGGGGCCGAAGGCAAGGCTTCATACTCCCCGAAGGCGCACCCGCGCATGAAGGCAAATCGGGAGGGGAGTTCAGGTGCCGACAGCCAGCGAAAATTCCAGCAAGCCAGCGGCCACAAAGAAACGCAAGAAGGCAGCAAAGAAGAAGACCGGCAAAGCCGCGGCGAAAAAGCACAATGTCCTGATTACGGGCGCGACCAGCACACTGGGGCGCCAGCTCTGCGAGCGTCTGCTCTACGACAAGTCCATTGGGCAGATCTGGGCGCTCTCGCGACGCGAGGTGCCCTACTATTTCAGGGACTTCGATCCCAAGCGCTTCGTCTTCCGCACTTGCGCGCCGACCAACGACCGCAAGTTGCTCGAGCTCTGCAAGAGTGAGGAATTCCTGCAGGCCAAAATCGACACGATCGTCCACCTGGCCTTCCAGGTCGGGCGTTCCGACGCGCATTCGGGCGCACGCGACTACAACATTCGGGGCACCCAGAACCTGCTGGAGATCGCGCGCGAGACGCCGAGCGTCAAGAAGTTTGTCTTTCTCTCC
This Chrysiogenia bacterium DNA region includes the following protein-coding sequences:
- the ftsH gene encoding ATP-dependent zinc metalloprotease FtsH, with amino-acid sequence MNRWNSLATPPRAPRNEGDPQRNPRQPDGSGETPPPKRGNSPLIWLLLVFTLLFWAQQYWATRDIQRIGYSEFKNEVRADKIATVRVSGERITGEFKLQPGEQPEEPAEQPTTPQKPEDLIKLPGSGADERPHGKRFYTVRLTEDEELLPLLDKHDVKYDIELSTTWLSQLISWVAPLLILVLIWSFFFRKMFAGGGPGAGILSFGKSRARMNTETQVHVTFADVAGIEEAKAELSEVVDFLKQPEKYTKLGAKIPKGILLTGAPGTGKTLLARAVAGEAAVPFFSLSGSEFVEMFVGVGAARVRDLFEQAKKNAPCIVFVDEIDSMGGRRGVNPVAGGDEREQTLNQLLAEMDGFEPNSGVILLAATNRPDVLDPALLRAGRFDRHIIVDSPDVRGREAILKVHTRDVQLESDVDLRKLAGRTPGFVGADLANLINEAALTAARVGHTKVSEADLDSALDRITTGLERKSRVMNPHEREVVAHHEAGHALVAASLPNTDPVHKISIIPRSIGALGFTQQQPTEDRYLISREELKARLVVLLGGRTAEELIFGEVTTGASDDLSRATQMARAMVTRFGMSEKLGLRAYDEEKNPYLGVTQRGDYGDGTADLIDGEVSQILDEAHERAREILTRRKDRLIEIAKRLLDVEHLEGEDLDALLAPESPDAGQATSA